A stretch of the Streptomyces ortus genome encodes the following:
- a CDS encoding TetR/AcrR family transcriptional regulator, which translates to MGGSRQRRRGDTRQRIQDVAIELFAEQGYEKTSLREIAERLDVTKAALYYHFKTKEDILISLFEDMTRPMDELIEWGKGQPHSLDTKQELLRRYSQALNDATPVFRFMQENQATVRELSIGESFKHRMVKMLDIIREPAAPLTDQVRCVSALFTMHAGMFALKDIEGDPEDKRQAVLEVAIELVTRAHSGPRES; encoded by the coding sequence ATGGGCGGCAGCAGGCAGCGGCGGCGCGGAGACACCCGCCAGCGCATCCAGGACGTGGCCATCGAGCTGTTCGCCGAGCAGGGCTACGAGAAGACGTCCCTGCGCGAGATCGCCGAGCGGCTGGACGTCACCAAGGCCGCGCTCTACTACCACTTCAAGACCAAGGAAGACATCCTCATCAGCCTCTTCGAAGACATGACGAGGCCGATGGACGAGCTGATCGAGTGGGGCAAGGGACAGCCCCACTCACTCGACACGAAGCAGGAACTCCTGCGCCGGTACAGCCAGGCCCTCAACGACGCGACCCCCGTCTTCCGCTTCATGCAGGAGAACCAGGCGACGGTCCGCGAACTGAGCATCGGCGAGTCCTTCAAGCACCGCATGGTCAAGATGCTGGACATCATCAGGGAACCCGCCGCCCCGCTGACGGACCAGGTCCGCTGCGTGAGCGCCCTGTTCACCATGCACGCCGGGATGTTCGCCCTCAAGGACATCGAAGGCGACCCCGAGGACAAGCGGCAAGCCGTCCTGGAGGTCGCCATCGAGCTGGTCACACGGGCGCACTCGGGCCCGCGCGAGTCCTGA
- the disA gene encoding DNA integrity scanning diadenylate cyclase DisA, translating into MAANDRAAVPGKSGGSSGTDGLMRTALSAVAPGTGLRDGLERILRGNTGGLIVLGWDKTVEAMCSGGFVLDVEFTATRLRELCKLDGGIVLDKDITKILRAGVQLVPDPTIPTEETGTRHRTADRVSKQVGFPVVSVSQSMRLIALYVDGQRRVLEDSAAILSRANQALATLERYKLRLDEVAGTLSALEIEDLVTVRDVSAVAQRLEMVRRIATEIAEYVVELGTDGRLLSLQLDELIAGVEPERSLVVRDYVPEPTAKRSRTVDEALFELNALSHAELLEMPTVARALGYTGSPEALDSAVSPRGFRLLAKVPRLPGAIIDRLVEHFGGLQKLLAASVDDLQTVDGVGEARARSVREGLSRLAESSILERYV; encoded by the coding sequence GTGGCAGCCAACGACCGGGCAGCGGTTCCCGGCAAGTCCGGCGGGAGTTCCGGCACCGATGGCCTGATGCGCACGGCTCTCAGCGCTGTGGCACCCGGCACAGGACTGCGCGACGGCCTGGAGCGCATCCTCCGCGGCAACACCGGCGGGCTCATCGTGCTCGGCTGGGACAAGACCGTCGAGGCGATGTGCAGCGGCGGATTCGTGCTGGACGTCGAGTTCACCGCGACGCGGCTGCGCGAGCTGTGCAAGCTCGACGGCGGCATCGTGCTGGACAAGGACATCACCAAAATCCTGCGGGCCGGCGTGCAGCTGGTCCCCGACCCGACCATTCCCACCGAGGAGACGGGCACGCGGCACCGCACGGCGGACCGGGTGAGCAAGCAGGTCGGCTTCCCCGTCGTCTCCGTATCCCAGTCCATGCGCCTGATCGCGCTGTACGTGGACGGGCAGCGACGGGTCCTGGAGGACTCCGCCGCGATCCTGTCCCGCGCGAACCAGGCACTGGCCACGCTGGAGCGGTACAAGCTGCGGCTCGACGAGGTCGCGGGCACGCTGTCCGCGCTGGAGATCGAGGACCTGGTCACCGTCCGGGACGTGTCGGCGGTGGCCCAGCGCCTGGAGATGGTGCGCCGGATCGCCACGGAGATCGCCGAGTACGTGGTGGAGCTGGGCACGGACGGGCGGCTGCTCTCCCTCCAGCTGGACGAGCTGATCGCCGGGGTCGAGCCCGAGCGGTCCCTCGTCGTACGGGACTATGTGCCCGAGCCGACGGCCAAGCGGTCCCGGACGGTGGACGAGGCGCTGTTCGAGCTGAACGCGCTCAGCCATGCGGAGCTGCTCGAAATGCCCACCGTGGCGCGGGCGCTGGGGTACACGGGGTCGCCCGAGGCGCTCGACTCCGCGGTGTCGCCGCGGGGATTCCGGCTGCTGGCGAAGGTGCCGCGGCTGCCCGGCGCGATCATCGACCGGCTGGTCGAGCACTTCGGCGGGCTGCAGAAGCTGCTCGCCGCGAGCGTGGACGACCTGCAGACCGTGGACGGGGTCGGGGAGGCGCGGGCGCGGAGCGTGCGGGAGGGGCTCTCGCGGTTGGCGGAGTCGTCGATCCTCGAACGCTACGTGTAG
- a CDS encoding M23 family metallopeptidase: MSQRTTSRIPGTSQLRTRAAVLALGLGVTTAVGAGVAVAADAKPSAVSLSSAAAASVQEQAAAQAKAAQKAAQAKSEAAKKAAAKKAAAKPAAKPASSWVDPVAKYKLSASFAQAGNLWSSTHSGQDFAVSSGTQVVAAHGGTVVKTGGNGAGDGPAYGNAVVIKHGNGTYSQYAHLSRVDVKPGQVVKTGQRIALSGNTGNSSGPHLHFEIRTTANYGSAVDPVAFLRSKGLSL; this comes from the coding sequence ATGTCGCAGCGCACCACGTCCCGCATACCCGGCACGTCCCAGCTCCGTACCCGGGCGGCCGTCCTGGCCCTCGGCCTGGGAGTGACGACCGCCGTCGGAGCCGGGGTCGCGGTCGCCGCGGACGCCAAGCCGAGCGCGGTCTCCCTGTCGAGCGCGGCTGCCGCCTCCGTGCAGGAGCAGGCCGCCGCGCAGGCGAAGGCCGCGCAGAAGGCCGCCCAGGCGAAGAGCGAGGCTGCGAAGAAGGCGGCTGCCAAGAAGGCCGCCGCCAAGCCCGCCGCGAAGCCGGCGTCCTCCTGGGTCGACCCGGTCGCGAAGTACAAGCTCTCCGCGAGCTTCGCCCAGGCCGGAAACCTGTGGTCGTCCACCCACTCCGGGCAGGACTTCGCCGTCTCCTCCGGCACCCAGGTCGTCGCCGCCCACGGCGGCACCGTCGTGAAGACCGGCGGCAACGGCGCCGGCGACGGACCCGCGTACGGCAACGCCGTCGTCATCAAGCACGGCAACGGCACGTACTCGCAGTACGCGCACCTGTCCCGGGTGGACGTGAAGCCCGGCCAGGTCGTGAAGACCGGCCAGCGGATCGCGCTGTCCGGCAACACCGGCAACTCCAGCGGGCCGCACCTGCACTTCGAGATCCGTACGACGGCCAACTACGGCTCGGCGGTCGACCCGGTCGCCTTCCTGCGCTCCAAGGGGCTCAGCCTCTGA
- a CDS encoding SigE family RNA polymerase sigma factor, producing the protein MAHGEVLEFEEYVRTRQDALLRSARRLVPDPVDAQDLLQTALVRTYGRWDGIADKRLADAYLRRVMINTRTEWWRARKLEEVPTEQLPDASVDDSTEQHADRALLMDIMKVLAPKQRSVVVLRHWEQMSTEETAAALGMSAGTVKSTLHRALARLREELERRARAENDASGDGTGGGTPGGNGVGDNGGNGRLGVRVPKREERERCAA; encoded by the coding sequence ATGGCGCACGGCGAGGTGCTTGAGTTCGAGGAGTACGTACGCACTCGGCAGGACGCGCTGCTGCGCAGCGCACGCCGTCTGGTCCCCGACCCCGTCGACGCCCAGGACCTCCTGCAGACCGCGCTGGTGCGGACGTACGGACGCTGGGACGGCATCGCGGACAAGCGCCTCGCCGACGCCTATCTGCGCCGCGTCATGATCAACACGCGTACGGAGTGGTGGCGGGCCCGCAAGCTGGAGGAGGTCCCCACCGAGCAGCTGCCGGACGCGAGCGTGGACGACTCCACCGAGCAGCACGCGGACCGCGCGCTGCTGATGGACATCATGAAGGTGCTGGCTCCCAAGCAGCGCAGCGTCGTCGTGCTGCGACACTGGGAGCAGATGTCCACGGAGGAGACGGCCGCCGCCCTCGGTATGTCGGCCGGCACGGTCAAGAGCACACTGCACCGGGCACTCGCCCGGCTCCGTGAGGAGCTGGAGCGCCGGGCCCGTGCCGAGAACGACGCGAGCGGCGACGGGACCGGCGGCGGAACCCCCGGTGGGAACGGCGTCGGCGACAACGGCGGGAACGGCAGGCTCGGCGTACGGGTGCCGAAGCGTGAGGAGCGGGAGCGTTGCGCGGCCTAG
- the cseC gene encoding two-component system sensor histidine kinase CseC codes for MPRTGIRWKLSAAIAAVGALVAVALSLVVHNAARVSMLDNARDLADERVQIAQRNYEASGRPNFPGVRIDDPALPKDLLAKATAGRRATYVTEHSDGVPDIWAAVPLKDGRILSLHTNFTDRSTTVLKDLDEALLIGSIAVVFGGCALGVLIGGQLSRRLRKAATAARRVAQGEPDVRVRDSIGGVVRDETDDLARAVDAMADALQQRIEAERRVTADIAHELRTPVTGLLTAAELLPPGRPTELVRDRAQAMRQLVEDVLEVARLDSASERAELQDILLGEFVTRRVIARDPGIVVRVVHESAVTTDPRRLERVLINLLVNAAKHGKPPIEVTVEGRVIRVRDHGPGFPDALLADGPSRFRTGSSDRAGHGHGLGLTIAAGQARVLGARLTFRNVRAVGAAEGVPAEGAVAVLWLPEHAPTNTGSYPMLPE; via the coding sequence ATGCCGCGTACGGGGATCAGATGGAAGCTGAGTGCCGCCATCGCGGCGGTCGGCGCGCTGGTGGCCGTCGCGCTGAGCCTGGTCGTGCACAACGCCGCCCGGGTCTCGATGCTCGACAACGCGCGCGACCTCGCCGACGAACGCGTCCAGATCGCTCAGCGCAACTACGAGGCGTCCGGGCGGCCGAACTTCCCCGGCGTCAGGATCGACGACCCCGCCCTGCCGAAGGACCTGCTGGCCAAGGCGACGGCGGGGCGGCGGGCGACGTATGTGACGGAGCACTCCGACGGCGTGCCCGACATCTGGGCGGCCGTGCCGCTCAAGGACGGCCGCATCCTGTCGCTGCACACGAACTTCACCGACCGCAGCACGACCGTTCTGAAGGATCTCGACGAGGCGCTGCTCATCGGTTCGATCGCGGTCGTCTTCGGCGGCTGCGCGCTCGGCGTACTCATCGGCGGCCAGCTCTCCCGACGGCTGCGCAAGGCGGCCACGGCGGCCCGGCGCGTGGCGCAGGGCGAACCGGATGTGCGCGTACGGGACTCCATCGGCGGGGTCGTGCGCGACGAGACCGATGACCTCGCGCGGGCCGTGGACGCGATGGCGGACGCGTTGCAGCAGCGCATCGAGGCGGAGCGGCGGGTGACCGCGGACATCGCGCACGAGCTGCGCACGCCGGTGACCGGGCTGCTCACCGCGGCGGAACTGCTGCCGCCGGGGCGCCCCACGGAGCTCGTACGGGACCGGGCGCAGGCGATGCGGCAACTGGTCGAGGACGTGCTGGAGGTCGCGCGGCTGGACAGCGCGTCCGAGCGGGCGGAGTTGCAGGACATCCTGCTGGGCGAGTTCGTGACCCGGCGGGTGATCGCGCGGGATCCGGGGATCGTCGTCCGGGTGGTCCACGAGTCGGCGGTCACGACGGACCCGCGCCGCCTGGAACGGGTCCTCATCAACCTGCTGGTCAACGCCGCCAAGCACGGCAAGCCGCCCATCGAGGTCACCGTCGAGGGGCGGGTCATCCGGGTCCGCGACCATGGTCCCGGGTTCCCCGACGCGCTCCTGGCCGACGGCCCCAGCCGTTTCCGCACCGGCAGCAGTGACCGGGCGGGGCACGGGCACGGGCTGGGGCTCACGATCGCGGCGGGGCAGGCGCGGGTGCTGGGGGCGCGGCTCACGTTCCGCAATGTGCGGGCTGTGGGGGCGGCGGAGGGGGTTCCCGCGGAGGGGGCGGTGGCGGTGCTGTGGCTTCCGGAGCACGCCCCCACGAACACGGGCAGTTACCCCATGCTCCCGGAGTAA
- a CDS encoding carboxylesterase/lipase family protein, with protein MDVDRPEVRTQAGVLRGEAGRAGTAVFRGVPFAEPPVGALRFAAPRPARGWDGVRTATAFGTPPPQSAAFGMDVLAPPDTDDGDWLTLNVWTPDPAPGAGLPVMVWLFGGAYVIGMSGLPEYDGGRLAGEGRVVLVTLNYRIGIEGFAHIEGAPANRGLLDQVAALAWVRDNIRAFGGDPDRVTVFGESAGAGSLAALLSMPSAAGLFRRAVTQSVPGPFLSAPLAADIAGELAAELGLRPTVDDLSTVAPHSLPAAADTVGARLERYADRWGVLAHTAIPLAPVVDGDVLPRAPWEALAAGAARDIELVSGHTRDEYRLFMALDGTLTEELTEDRATAALLTFSPMTGGVAGSGGAGGSGGEETYRKAFPGLDAAGLYELVRSDWLFRMPSLHLAEAQIAGGGRAHVYELVWEAPGMGGLLGACHGLDVPLVFGNLRGGLPALLFGEEPPAAAEEVSALFRAAWTGFAAGEGPGWPAYDLDRRPVRLFDVRPTVTAYPEEVSRELWQGHVFGALPLLGPGA; from the coding sequence ATGGATGTCGACCGACCCGAAGTCCGTACGCAGGCCGGGGTGTTGAGGGGCGAGGCCGGGAGGGCGGGTACGGCGGTGTTCCGGGGTGTCCCGTTCGCCGAACCGCCCGTCGGCGCGCTGCGGTTCGCGGCGCCGCGGCCCGCGCGGGGCTGGGACGGCGTACGGACGGCGACCGCGTTCGGGACACCGCCCCCGCAGTCCGCGGCGTTCGGCATGGACGTGCTCGCGCCCCCGGACACCGACGACGGCGACTGGCTGACCCTCAACGTCTGGACACCCGATCCCGCCCCCGGCGCCGGACTGCCGGTGATGGTGTGGCTGTTCGGGGGCGCGTACGTCATCGGCATGTCGGGCCTGCCCGAGTACGACGGCGGGCGGTTGGCGGGGGAGGGCCGCGTCGTCCTGGTGACGCTCAACTACCGCATCGGCATAGAGGGGTTCGCGCACATCGAGGGTGCGCCCGCCAACCGCGGGCTGCTCGACCAGGTCGCCGCCCTCGCCTGGGTGCGGGACAACATCCGTGCCTTCGGCGGCGACCCGGACCGTGTCACGGTCTTCGGCGAGTCGGCGGGCGCGGGATCCCTCGCCGCGCTGCTCTCGATGCCGAGCGCGGCCGGGCTCTTCCGGCGGGCGGTCACGCAGAGCGTGCCCGGCCCGTTCCTGTCGGCCCCGCTGGCCGCGGACATCGCCGGGGAGCTCGCGGCGGAGCTGGGACTGCGGCCGACCGTGGACGACCTGAGCACGGTCGCGCCGCATTCGCTGCCCGCGGCGGCGGACACGGTCGGGGCACGACTGGAGCGGTACGCGGACCGGTGGGGCGTGCTGGCGCACACGGCGATCCCACTGGCGCCCGTGGTGGACGGGGACGTGCTGCCCCGCGCGCCCTGGGAGGCGCTCGCCGCCGGTGCCGCACGCGACATCGAGCTGGTGTCCGGCCATACGCGGGACGAGTACCGGCTCTTCATGGCGCTCGACGGAACGCTCACCGAGGAGCTGACGGAGGACCGCGCGACGGCGGCGCTGCTGACGTTCTCACCCATGACCGGCGGGGTGGCCGGCTCGGGTGGCGCGGGCGGCTCGGGGGGCGAGGAAACGTACCGGAAGGCCTTTCCGGGGCTCGACGCGGCGGGGCTGTACGAGCTGGTCCGCTCCGACTGGCTGTTCCGGATGCCGTCGCTGCATCTGGCCGAGGCCCAGATCGCGGGCGGCGGCCGGGCCCACGTCTACGAGCTGGTCTGGGAGGCGCCCGGCATGGGCGGGCTGCTCGGAGCGTGTCACGGGCTCGACGTCCCGTTGGTCTTCGGCAACCTGCGCGGCGGGCTGCCCGCCCTGCTGTTCGGGGAGGAGCCGCCCGCGGCGGCGGAGGAGGTGTCGGCGCTGTTCCGGGCCGCGTGGACGGGCTTCGCGGCGGGGGAGGGGCCCGGGTGGCCGGCGTACGACCTCGATCGGCGGCCGGTACGGCTCTTCGACGTACGGCCGACCGTGACGGCGTACCCGGAGGAGGTGTCCAGGGAGCTGTGGCAGGGGCACGTCTTCGGGGCGCTGCCGCTGCTCGGGCCGGGGGCCTGA
- a CDS encoding HAD family acid phosphatase, translating to MTGSSLQRLIGVTVAATAATAALMSPAAAATPATTAVTAAAADVEYATWQNDCRAVMAEALPYLKERIAGAAAGEKQAIVFDIDNTTLETDFGFSYPSPANAPVLDVARYAQDHGVALFFVTARPDIIKSVTDYNLKHVGYRVSGLYVRGFIDLFKDVAAYKTAQRAAVEAKGYTIIANIGNSATDLSGGHAEKTYKLPDYDGQLS from the coding sequence ATGACCGGAAGCAGCCTGCAGCGCCTGATCGGCGTGACCGTCGCCGCCACGGCGGCCACCGCGGCCCTGATGAGCCCGGCCGCCGCCGCGACCCCGGCCACCACCGCGGTGACCGCCGCAGCCGCCGACGTCGAGTACGCCACCTGGCAGAACGACTGCCGGGCCGTCATGGCCGAGGCGCTGCCCTACCTGAAGGAACGTATCGCCGGTGCGGCCGCCGGCGAGAAGCAGGCCATCGTCTTCGACATCGACAACACCACGCTGGAGACCGACTTCGGCTTCAGCTATCCCTCGCCGGCCAACGCGCCCGTCCTCGACGTGGCCCGGTACGCCCAGGACCACGGCGTCGCCCTGTTCTTCGTCACGGCCCGCCCGGACATCATCAAGTCGGTGACGGACTACAACCTCAAGCACGTCGGCTACCGCGTCTCCGGCCTGTACGTACGCGGCTTCATCGACCTCTTCAAGGACGTGGCCGCCTACAAGACCGCGCAGCGGGCGGCCGTCGAGGCCAAGGGCTACACGATCATCGCGAACATCGGCAACAGCGCCACCGACCTGTCGGGCGGGCACGCCGAGAAGACGTACAAGCTGCCGGACTACGACGGCCAGCTGTCCTGA
- a CDS encoding MDR family MFS transporter, which produces MDAAGAADAEKQPRSVRVVLLALMIAMLLAMLDNMIIGTAMPTIVGELGGLEHLSWVVTAYTLATAASTPIWGKLGDMYGRKGVFMTSIVLFLIGSALSGMAQDMGQLIGFRAIQGLGAGGLMVGVMAIIGDLIPPRERGKYQGMIAGVMALAMIGGPLVGGTITDNWGWRWSFYINLPLGVIALIAISAVLHLPKKRVDARIDYLGAGLLTVGITAIVLVTTWGGTEYAWGSARIMELIAIGVAALVGFVFVQTKAAAPIMPLHIFRSRNFTLMSVVGFVAGFVMFGAVLFLPLYQQSVQGASATNSGLLLLPMLGAMLVTSMVAGRVTTSTGRYKAFPIVGSALMVVGLYLLSLMDTDTSRLTSGVYMAVVGAGMGCLMQITMLVSQNSVEMKDMGVASSSTTLFRTLGSSFGVAIMGALFNNRVQDVMSERAGALGSKVTEQSAQLDAASLAKLPEAAREAYQHAVASGTHSAFLLGAVVAVVALVGAVFVKEVPLRGAGAGASGGEKAPEAV; this is translated from the coding sequence GTGGACGCCGCGGGCGCCGCGGACGCGGAAAAGCAGCCCAGGAGCGTACGGGTCGTCCTGCTCGCGCTGATGATCGCGATGCTCCTCGCCATGCTCGACAACATGATCATCGGCACCGCGATGCCGACCATCGTGGGCGAGCTGGGCGGCCTGGAACACCTGTCGTGGGTCGTCACCGCCTACACGCTCGCGACCGCCGCCTCCACCCCGATCTGGGGCAAGCTCGGCGACATGTACGGGCGCAAGGGCGTCTTCATGACATCGATCGTGCTCTTCCTGATCGGGTCGGCGCTCAGCGGAATGGCCCAGGACATGGGCCAGCTCATCGGGTTCCGGGCGATCCAGGGACTGGGCGCGGGCGGTCTGATGGTCGGCGTCATGGCGATCATCGGTGACCTGATTCCGCCGCGTGAGCGTGGCAAGTACCAGGGCATGATCGCCGGCGTGATGGCCCTCGCCATGATCGGCGGACCGCTGGTCGGCGGCACGATCACCGACAACTGGGGCTGGCGCTGGTCCTTCTACATCAACCTCCCGCTCGGTGTCATAGCCCTGATCGCCATCAGCGCCGTACTGCACCTGCCCAAGAAGCGGGTGGACGCGCGGATCGACTACCTGGGCGCCGGACTGCTCACCGTGGGCATCACCGCGATCGTGCTCGTGACCACCTGGGGCGGGACCGAGTACGCCTGGGGCTCCGCCCGGATCATGGAACTGATCGCCATCGGGGTCGCCGCGCTCGTCGGCTTCGTGTTCGTGCAGACCAAGGCCGCCGCGCCGATCATGCCGCTGCACATCTTCCGCAGCCGCAACTTCACGCTGATGTCCGTCGTCGGCTTCGTCGCCGGGTTCGTGATGTTCGGTGCCGTGCTGTTCCTCCCGCTGTACCAGCAGTCGGTGCAGGGCGCGTCCGCGACCAACTCCGGGCTGCTGCTCCTGCCCATGCTCGGCGCGATGCTCGTGACGTCGATGGTGGCGGGGCGGGTGACGACCAGCACCGGGCGCTACAAGGCCTTCCCGATCGTGGGCAGTGCGCTGATGGTGGTCGGGCTGTACCTGCTGTCGCTCATGGACACCGACACGTCGAGGCTGACGTCCGGTGTGTACATGGCCGTGGTCGGGGCGGGGATGGGCTGTCTGATGCAGATCACCATGCTCGTCTCGCAGAACAGCGTCGAGATGAAGGACATGGGCGTCGCGTCGTCCAGCACCACGCTGTTCCGTACGCTCGGGTCGTCCTTCGGTGTCGCCATCATGGGGGCGCTGTTCAACAACCGCGTCCAGGACGTCATGTCCGAGCGGGCCGGGGCGCTGGGGTCCAAGGTGACCGAGCAGTCGGCGCAGCTGGACGCGGCGAGCTTGGCGAAGCTGCCGGAGGCCGCGCGGGAGGCGTACCAGCACGCGGTCGCGTCCGGGACGCACTCCGCGTTCCTGCTGGGAGCGGTTGTCGCGGTGGTGGCGCTGGTGGGGGCCGTGTTCGTGAAGGAGGTTCCGCTTCGGGGGGCGGGTGCGGGCGCCTCCGGCGGGGAGAAGGCGCCGGAGGCGGTCTGA
- a CDS encoding A/G-specific adenine glycosylase yields MTAPTKPTIPAQADAAETVGDDLHAPVIDWFEEHARDLPWRRPDAGPWGVMVSEFMLQQTPVSRVLPVYEQWMARWPRPADLAEDTPGEAVRAWGRLGYPRRALRLHGAAVAITERHDGDVPTEHAQLLALPGIGEYTAAAVASFAYGQRHTVLDTNVRRVFARAVTGVQYPPNATTAAERKLARTLLPDDERTAALWAAASMELGALVCTAKNETCVRCPIAALCTWRLAGKPAHDGPPRRGQTYAGTDRQVRGRLLAVLREAVTPVPQSVLDRVWEEPVQRARALDGLVADGLVEPLVGGLYRLPHG; encoded by the coding sequence ATGACTGCGCCCACGAAACCCACGATCCCCGCCCAGGCCGACGCAGCCGAAACCGTCGGCGACGACCTGCACGCCCCCGTCATCGACTGGTTCGAGGAGCACGCCCGCGACCTCCCGTGGCGGCGGCCCGACGCGGGCCCGTGGGGGGTGATGGTCAGCGAGTTCATGCTGCAGCAGACACCGGTGAGCCGCGTGCTCCCGGTGTACGAGCAGTGGATGGCCCGCTGGCCGCGACCCGCCGATCTCGCCGAGGACACCCCGGGCGAGGCCGTCCGCGCCTGGGGCCGTCTCGGCTACCCTCGCCGCGCCCTGCGCCTGCACGGCGCCGCGGTCGCCATAACGGAGCGGCACGACGGCGACGTACCCACGGAGCACGCGCAGCTGCTCGCGCTGCCCGGCATCGGCGAGTACACGGCCGCGGCGGTGGCCTCGTTCGCGTACGGGCAGCGGCACACCGTCCTCGACACGAACGTGCGGCGGGTGTTCGCGCGGGCCGTCACCGGCGTCCAGTACCCGCCGAACGCCACGACCGCCGCCGAGCGCAAGCTCGCCCGCACGCTGCTGCCCGACGACGAGCGCACGGCCGCGCTCTGGGCCGCCGCGTCCATGGAGCTCGGCGCGCTCGTCTGCACGGCGAAGAACGAGACGTGCGTACGCTGCCCGATCGCCGCCCTGTGCACCTGGCGGCTGGCCGGGAAGCCGGCGCACGACGGGCCGCCGCGGCGCGGCCAGACCTACGCGGGTACGGACCGGCAGGTGCGCGGCCGGCTGCTCGCCGTACTGCGCGAGGCGGTCACCCCCGTCCCGCAGTCGGTCCTCGACCGTGTCTGGGAGGAGCCCGTGCAGCGGGCCCGCGCCCTGGACGGACTGGTGGCCGACGGACTCGTCGAACCGCTCGTCGGCGGTCTGTACCGGCTCCCGCACGGCTGA
- the cseB gene encoding two-component system response regulator CseB translates to MAEHTHVLFVEDDDVIREATQLALERDGFVVTAMPDGLSGLEAFRADRPDIALLDVMVPGLDGVSLCRRIRDESTVPVIMLSARADSIDVVLGLEAGADDYVTKPFDGAVLVARIRAVLRRFGHASGPRSAEGHDGTSAEPGGGVLTFGAGSGPGELEIDTEGMEVRRGGVPVSLTPTEMRLLLEFSSSPGTVLSRDKLLERVWDYGWGGDTRVVDVHVQRLRTKIGQDRIETVRGFGYKLKA, encoded by the coding sequence ATGGCAGAGCACACCCATGTCCTGTTCGTCGAGGACGACGACGTCATCCGCGAGGCCACCCAGCTCGCGCTGGAGCGCGACGGCTTCGTGGTCACCGCCATGCCCGACGGGCTGTCGGGGCTGGAGGCGTTCCGCGCGGACCGGCCCGACATCGCGCTCCTCGACGTGATGGTGCCGGGTCTCGACGGGGTGTCGCTGTGCCGCCGGATCCGGGACGAGTCGACCGTTCCCGTGATCATGCTGTCGGCCCGCGCCGACTCCATCGACGTCGTGCTGGGCCTGGAGGCGGGCGCCGACGACTACGTGACCAAGCCCTTCGACGGAGCGGTGCTGGTCGCGCGTATCCGGGCCGTGCTGCGGCGTTTCGGGCACGCGAGCGGCCCGCGCTCCGCCGAGGGGCACGACGGCACGTCGGCCGAGCCCGGCGGCGGGGTGCTGACCTTCGGCGCGGGCTCCGGTCCCGGCGAGCTGGAGATCGACACGGAGGGCATGGAGGTGCGCAGGGGCGGCGTCCCGGTGTCGCTGACGCCCACCGAGATGCGGCTGCTCCTGGAGTTCTCGTCCTCACCCGGTACGGTCCTGTCGCGCGACAAGCTGCTGGAGCGGGTGTGGGACTACGGCTGGGGCGGTGACACCCGGGTCGTCGACGTCCATGTGCAGCGGCTGCGTACGAAGATCGGCCAGGACCGGATCGAGACGGTCCGCGGCTTCGGCTACAAGTTGAAGGCCTGA